Below is a genomic region from Prosthecobacter vanneervenii.
TGTGCAGGATTACCCGGCGGCCGAGCACGCAGTACTCCTTGATGACTGCATTGGCGTGGATGACGCAAGCTTCGCCGAGTTTTACACCACGTCCTATGTAAGCCCCGGCGTGAATCGTGCTGCCATCTCCGATCTGTGCACCACTTTCGATGACAGCATGCGGGCCTACGCAGACCTTTTGCGGGTCAAGCGTGACACCAGCAGCGATGGTGGCCGTGGCATGCACTCCTGGTGTGAACTCGAGGGCTGGAGGACCAAAAAAGCGGATCACATGTGAAAACGCCAAGGTGGGATTTTTGAGGCGGATAAGTGCCAGCCCTTCACGAGCGTCTTCGGCATTCAGATTTTCCGGGACCAAGGCGGCGGAGGCTTTGGTGGTCTTCAGAGCTGGCAGGTAACGTACATTGCCGAGAAACGTCACATCGCCAGGCATGGCTTCCATGAGAGAGTTTAGTCCAGTGATGACACTATCAGGGCTGCCAGTTGAAATGGTGCCTCCGACAAGTTCGGCAAGTTTCTGCAGGGTGATCGATTGGCTCATGAAATCAGGCGTGGAGAGAAAGCTGAAACAAAAAAGGCACGACGCAATGCTCTGCGGCGTGCCCTCTTAGAAAATGATCCAGGAAAGTTACTTCTTGGCGGCATCGGCCTTGGGGGCAGCCTCTTCCTTCTTAGGCTCGGTTCCCGGAGGGGGAGCGTCTTTGTTGAGTTCGACGATGAGCTGGTCTGTAAGGTCGGTGGCAGCACCTTCCCGGACGTGCAGGAGGATCGGCACGGTGGAGAGGCTGACGCCGGTCTTGTCGAACACAAAGTCAAAAGCGTCTTTCTTGGCGCGGGCGCGGACGACGTCGAGGATTTCCTCATACAGGCCCTTGCGGATGCTCATGTCCTCCTGCTTGAGCTGAGTCTGGCGGCGCTCGGCAAATTCCTGCATCTCCATTTCCATGGAGCGGAGTTCCTTCATCTTGTCGTTGAAGTCAGCCCCGTATTTGGCGCGCTGCTCAGGAGTGATGATGGAGTCCTGCGCCATCTTCTGGAGCTTTTGTGCTTCATTGGCCAGGTTTTTGTAAGCCGTGGAGCGCTCGTTCATCTCCTGGGAGGCCTTTTCGTAGTTGCCTTTGTACTTTTCGGCAGCGGTTTTGGTCTTGTGGAATTCCTGGAAGACTTTGGACATGTCGATGACGCCAATCTTGAGGTCTGCAGCCTGAAGTGAGGCGGTGGCGAGGAGTAGGAGGGCGGTGAGCGCGCTGCGAATCATAAGTAGGGGAGTTTGAAGGGGATTGGGAAAGGGGATAAACAAAATGTCCGTGGAGGGCTTTTAGAACTTGTAGCCCATGTTGAACTGGAACCGGCCGCTTCCAGATGTCTGGTCTTTGTCGATCGGCACGGCGTAGTCGACACGAATGGGGCCCACGGGAAGGAAGAGGCGCAGGCCGATGCCGGCGTCAGAGTAAATCTTGCTGTTTCCGTAGTTGGCTCCCGAGGCGCCTGAGATGGTGCCGATGTCTCCAAAGAAAACGACACGAGGAGATTTGTCAGCATTGGCAGTGATGTGCACAGGGACGGAAAACTCGCTGGTGGCGTAGATGGATGTAAGGCCCCCGATAGGCTCGCCAGTGAAGTCTTTGGGGCCGGCGTGACGATAGGCAAAACCGCGAATGTTGTTGGCACCTCCAAGGAACTGGCGTTCAAAGATGGGAACCCTCTTGCTGCCCTGCCAGCTGTTGACCACGCGGAACATTCCCTCAAAGCTGAGGATGGTGTCGCCGGGCAGGTTAAAATACTGTTGTCCGCCGATGTTTGCGCCATAGACAGGCACATTGCCTCCCAAGCCTGACATCATGGCACCAGCTTCAAACTTGTGGCCGCTGCGGGTGATGAACACGCTGTCACGGGTGTCATGCACCAAGTTGGCTTCCACCTTGCTCTGGATATAGGAGCCTGCTTCTTGCGCGATGGTGGGTGATGCGCCGCTGGCGATACCCTGGACCTTGATTTGCTGCAGGGTGTAAGTGGTGTCGATGTAGGCGTGCTCGCCAAGGCGTTTGCGCAGCCCGGTTGAGGCACCGAGATTGGTCTGATTGAAGAAGTTGGAGAGGTAGTAGAGGTTGTGGAAGAACGCTTCAACGGTCAGAGCAAGTTCGCGGCCCAGGAACCAAGGCTCTGTCCAGCTGACGGTGACGTCACGACGAAGGGCACCTGCTCGGATGTTGGTGTTGAAACGCTGGCCACCACCACGGAAGTCCTTCCAGTCGTTGATATCGAAGTTGGTCTGAGTGACCTGGATGAAACCGGTGATGCTGTCGATGGAGCTGAAGCCGGCGCCGAAATTCACCGTTCCAGTAGCCTGTTCTGCCACATTCACGTCCACATCCTTGTATCCAGGGGCTGTGGTCGGAGTATTGCGCACATCCACACTGCTGAAGTAGTTGAGATTTTGCAGGCGGTTTTTGCCAGTTTCGATTTTTGTGGTGTCGAGGATTTCACCAGGGGCAAAGGGAAGCTCACGACGGATGACTTCGTCCTTGGTGACCGAGTTTCCGGAGATGTTGACCTTGCTGATGTATGACTTGGTGCCTTCGGTGATGCTGAAAGCCACCGCCACCTGGCCAGGGCCGGATTCAGTGATGCTGGTTTCCACACGGGCGTCGGCGTAGCCGCGTGAACCGTAGTAGTCTTGAATCATCTTTTCGTCAGCCTTGATATAGCTGCCTACGTATGGGAAACCCGCTTCAGTTTTCACACCGCGGTTCAGCTCTTCAAAGGTGAAGATGCTGTTGCCCGAGATCTTGACGGCCGAGACGTCATATTTTGCCCCCTCGTTGACGACATAGACAATGTCCATCTGTTTGGCGGAGACAGGCTCCCGACGCACTTCGGTCACCTTGGCATAAACATAGCCTTTGTCCTGGAATGCCTGCTCGATCTTCTTGATGTCTTCCTGAAGGTCCTGGTTGTTGATCTTGCCCTTTTTGCCCCAGAGATTCCAGAAGTGGTGCTCCTGGGATTTGATCAGACCGCGCAGGATGCGTGATTTGATGGCGGTGTTGCCTTCAAAGCGGATGTCATGGATGATGCCGCGAGCCCCTTCGTCGATCTTGAAGGTTACAGTGGAAAAGCCCTCACGCTCGGAAGGGGTGATGTCGTAGTTGGCCGTCATGTCAGAGAAGCCCTTCTTCTCATACATCTCCACGATCTTTTGGTTCGCTGCGGCGAGCTTGATGTCATCCACGGGATCGCCAACCTTGACAGAGATATCCTTGCGCAGCTTGGCGCTGTCGATGGCCGTGTTGCCGTAAAACTTGATTTCGGCGATGCCACCGCGTCCGATGATTTCCACGATCACCTTCACCCCGCCGGCCACATCCACGGCGCGGATGTCCAGATTTTCCACAGCACCAGTGCCATAGAGCGTGCGAATATCGCGTTCCACAGACTCATTGGTGAATGGCTGGCCCACACGGGTGGACATCTGGCTGCGGATGCGGTTTTCATCCAATTTGATCGCACCCTTGAGAACGATCTGAACGTCTTGCACGATCTTCTTGGCCACGGGGGCTGCGGGGAAACCCACTTGAGCCTGAACCCGCAGCGGGGTGACGATCATGGCAGAGAGGGCCACGATAGATGAAAGTGTCAGGCGTGACATGAGGTGGAATCCGTAATTCATAGGCAAAAGCAATATAGGCAGCGGGAGAAGACTGGGCGGCAAGGCACGCCCAGACAGGGGGCTCAACAAGCGTGCAGTACTGCTTCCACAGTGCTCCACGTCAAGGCGTAAGTTCTAGGGAGGTTCTTGCCAAATTTTGCGCACCAACAACGCATGGCAGGGGTGGCAGGCCTGCTTTTCTCCAGTATGGGATTGAGAAATCACGGGTTTTTAGCGGCTTCGTGGCCGAAGAAACAGTTTCGTCACAGGCCATGTCTCATACCCATTTGCGCAACTACATTCAGCTCCACCTCGTGGTGCTTGCCTGGGGACTCACGGCCATTTTGGGCAAATTGATTGACCTGCCGCCGGTGGATGTGGTGGTGTGGCGCACCACACTGGCGGTGGTTTGCTTTGTGGGAGTGGCCCTAGTCTGTAGACATGCGCTCAAAGTCCCCCTGCCCAAGGCGGCTGCCATGATTGGCGTCGGAGCGATTCTCGGGCTGCACTGGGTTTTGTTCTTTTGGTCGGCCCGGCTGGCCACAGCCTCGGTGTGTCTTGCGGCCATGCCCACAGCCATGCTTTGGTGCTCGCTGATCGAGCCTCTCATTGATGGGAGTCGGCGCTGGAGGCCGGCGGAGCTTCTGGTGGGGGCGGTGATGGTCGGTGCGGTCTGGCTGATCTATCAGGTGGAATTCCGGTACTGGCAGGGCTTTTCGGTGGCCATTGCTGCCGCTGTGCTTGCCGCCTTTTTTGCCACGATGAGCAAGCAGCAGGTCTCTCGCGAGATGCACTGGAGTGTCATCGGCAGTTATCAGATGGCTGGGGCCTGTTTGGCAGCTCTATTTTCACGGCCGTGGCTGGAGGGAGGGCTGGCGCCTGCGATTCCCCATGGGCCTTCGATTATCTGGGTGGGTCTGCTCGGGCTCGTCTGCACTGCGGCTGCTTATGCCGCCTTCATGGATGTGCTGCGTCGAGTCAGCGTTTTCACTGTGAACGTGGTTTACAACATGGAGCCGGTTTACGGTATCGTGCTTGCTGCGCTGATTTTTGGACGTTCTGAGTTCATGAGTTCGGGCTTTTACGCAGGGGCTTCGGTCATCATCGCCTTGGTGCTGGCCCTGCCCAGGATCAGGCGCTGGGTGGAGAAGTGACAGCGCTGGACACGGCGCACGCTGTGGGCTTGCATCGTGGTCTCGATTGAACCATCTCCGTCACATCCTTGTTTCCGCCTCAGCCGGCTCTGGTAAGACCTACCAGCTGGTGCGGCGGCATCTGCATCTGCTCACGCTTGGGCAACCGCCCGAGAGCATTGCTGCGATGACCTTTACCCGCAAGGCGGCGGGGGAGTTCTTCCAGCGAATTCTGCAGCGGCTTTCGGTGCTTTCCCAGCAGCCTGGAGATGCGCATTCTTATCTCGCGGGTGTAGAGCCCCTGCCTGCGGAATGGCCCGATTTCAGCGACTTGCTGCGCAGGGTCACCCAGCGGCTGCATCGTTTGCGGCTTGGGACGATGGACAGTTTTTTCTCCAGTATCACCGCCTGCTTTCCTCTGGAGCTTGGCCTGCCGCTGGGGGCCACTGTGATGGCGGAAAACGAGGCTGCGCAAGCGCGGCGGGAGGCGCTGGATGCCCTGCTGGAGCAGATCCATTCCTCGCGGGATGATCAGGCTGGCCGGGCATTGCTGGAGGGGTTTAAACAGGCCACCTTTGGCATCGAAGAGCGCAGCGCTGCCGGCAGTCTGGAGTCCTGGATCGATGACCATCACGCCACCTGGTTGGACAGTGGCGATGGCTCTCGCTGGGGGGCACTGCCTGGACTGGAGAAGGAGGGGGCAAGCGGCCTGGGAGCCGCGCTGCAGGCCCTGCAAGATCGCTTTGCGCCACGCACGGACGAAGGAAGGGATTTTTTGGACCAGCTCATTGCCCAAGCCTCTGCCTGGGAGCCTGGAGCCACTCTGCCGCTGCGGGTGAAGTACTTTCTAGAAAAGACGAGCGCTGTCTGGCCGGAGCTGCAGGCTGGCAGGGCGGATATCAGCTGGGGAAGAGGCAAAAAAACTGAACTCAGCGGCGAAGTGGCGCGCGCCTGGGTGCGTGTGGCAGGACTGCTGCTGCAGCAGGAGCTGTCCTGCCGGGTGCAGCGCACCCAAGGCATGGCGGCTTTGATGTCTCTCTATGAGGTCGAATACTCACGGCGTGTGCGGGCGCGTGGCCGGCTCTCCTTTGCCGATGTGCAGCGCCTGCTGGCAGCTGCCTCCACGGATGGTGCCGAGTGGGCTGACGGAGAGAGTGCTGATTTGTGGTTTCGCCTCGACGGCCGCTACGACCACTGGCTTTTCGACGAATTCCAGGATACGAGCCGCGTGCAGTGGAACGTCGTCAGCGGTCTGGTGGACGAGGTGATGCAGGATGATTCCGGCAGGCGCAGCTTCTACGCCGTTGGAGATCCCAAGCAGTCCATTTACCTCTGGCGACAGGCAGAGCCGGGGCTGTTTGACGATGTGCTCCGCCAGTGGCCGGGCCATGATGAAGAGGGGCTGGAACCGCAGACACTCAGCCAGTCATTCCGAAGCGCTCCGGCGGTGCTGGAGGCAGTGAATGCGGTTTTCGAAGACGAGGCCAGGATCGAGGCGTTGCTGCCCGGATGCACCGCAGGCTTTGCATTCAAGAGGCATCTGGCTGCGGAGCGGAACAAGAATGTGAGAGGCTGCGCGGCGCTGCTCAGTGTGCAGAATGAAGAAGGACAGCGCAGCACTGGCACCACGCCCGCAGTGACGGCACTGCTGAACGAGATCCGCCCCCTGGAGCGCGGGCTGACCTGCGCCGTCCTGGTGCGGGGCAACAGAAGTGCCAACGCGATTGCCGAGGAACTGCGCGCCACCACGGGCATGGAGGTCGTGTGCGAGTCGCAGATCTATCCCGCCACGGACAACGCTGTCACGCTGGCGCTGCTTTCGCTTTTGCAACTGGCGGCGCATCCAGGGGATATCCTGGCGCTGGAGCACCTTAAAATGACGCCGCTCTGGCCACAGATCGAAACGCCGGACCGTGGCTGGCAATGGACCTGCCAGCAGGTGCGTCGTTGCGTGCTGGAGCATGGCTTTGTCGGCTTTGTGGAGGCATGGGCGCAGCACCTCCGCGCCATGCTGCCGGAAATGGATGTGTTTCACGAACTACGGCTGCGGCAGTTTGGCGAAATGGCCGCCGCTTTCGACTCAGGCGGCTCTCGGGACATCGATGCCTTTCTGCTGCATGTGCGTGAAATGCCTGTGCAGGTGCGCGGTGCGGCCAATGCGGTGCAGGTGATGACGGTGCACAAAGCCAAGGGGCTGGAGTTTGATGTGGTCATTTTGCCGGATATGGACGGCGATTCGATGAGCCATGTGCGGTCACGGTCGCTGCTCGTCAGTCGTGACGCTCAGGGGAGGGTTTCGTGGGTGTTGCAGGAGCCGCCTCGCATTTTTGCCCCGTTCCACGAGGCGCTGAAGCAGGAGCAGGATACAGCCCGGCAGAGGGCTGGATTTGAGTCGCTTTGCCGCCTTTACGTGGCTATGACACGGGCAAAACGTGGTCTATACATGATCGCTGAGCCACCGCCCAAGGCCAAGGAGCCCACGATGAAGGAGGCGCAATTTGTGCGCCGGATGCTGGCCGTGGAAGGCGAGGGCGACTCCTCCGGTCCCTGTCTAACCGAGTGGCAGACGGGCGATCCCGAGTGGTACGTCCACCTCCCCTGTCATCCTCCAGGACCACCTGAAATGGCACTTACAAAGGCGGGGGTGGGGGGGCTTCTAAGGGAGCATCAGCCACTGGCCCGACGGGTCACGCCTTCGGGCGAGGAAGACTTTCAGGTCAAAGGATCCATGCTCTTCAGTGCCGGGCGCGAGCCTGGGCGCCGGTTGGGTAATCTGGTGCACGAACTCTTTTCCCACGTGGAGTGGTGGGATTCCACCTCCGGCATGGAAGACCTCGAAGCCCGCTGGCGGGACTTCGGTCTCCTGCGTGGAGAGGCGGTGGAGGCGGCGGCGCTGGCCATGGTGCGTGGCGTCCTGCAGTCTGCAGCGGCATCATATGCCTTCGGCCAGCCAGGAGCCGGTGCCAAGGCCTGGCGGGAAAAGCCTTTTGACCTTATCCATGAGGGAAGCTGGATCAGTGGTGTTTTTGACAGAGTCATCGTTACTCAAGAATCCGTGCGACTGATTGATTTCAAAACAGACGAGGTGCCAGATGAAGAGGCTCTGGCGGAAAAAACGGCGGGTTATCGCCCGCAGATCCTGCTTTATCGGCAGGCCTTGAGGCGGCTCACGGGGCTGCCACCTGAAAAGATCGAATCTGCCCTGCTTTTCACCCGAAACTGCCGCTTGGTGAGCATAAAATGATTTTTTTTGAATCCGGAGCGTCTTTCATGACGCAAAAACTTGTGTGACCGCAATAGCTCTGGCATGGAATCCGCGCTTGGCAGCCTATCCGGCTACGCCAGCGTGCCAAACTCCCATGAGCCAGCCAGAACTCAGCGAAGATGAACTGCTCCAGCGTGCTGGACGTGGGGACGCGCGCGCGTTTGACCAGCTCTACGACAGGCTGGCACCACGCCTGTTCGGCCTTCTGCGTCAGATGCTCTATGATGAAAAAGAGGCAGAAGAGGTGTTGCAGGAGGGCTTTGTGCAGCTCTGGGAGCGTGCTCCCAGTTTTGATCCTGAGCGAAGCAAGGCTTTCACCTGGGCGGTCATGCTCTTCCGCCACAAGGCGATCGATCGCATGCGCATGCTTGGCCGCAGAAACCGACTCGTGGATGGTGCGGTGCTGGAGCAGACCACCCTCGGTGGCTCCTCCCAGGCTGCTGATGAAGCCCTGCAGGATGCTGAGCGCGGCGAGGCGGTGCGTCAGGCGCTGAATGAACTGCCCAAGGAGCAGCGCCAGCTCATTGAATGTGCCTTTCTCAAAGGACTCACTCACCACGTGATCGCTGAATCGTTCGGCATGCCGCTGGGCACTGTAAAGACCAACATCCGCCGCGGGCTGCTGCGCCTGCGCGATCTTTTGAAAGGAGGGGCATAATGGAACAGGAACGATTTGAAGAACTGGCCGCCATGAATGCCCTTGGCATGCTGGAGAGCGACGAGAAGCGTACACTGGACGGCACCACCACACGGGACAAAGATCTGCGTACGCTGGGGCTCGAGCTTGATTTGACTGCGGCGGAGCTTGGTTATCTCGTTCATCCTGTGGCGCCCCCCGCCGACATGAAGAAGCGCATCCGCGCTAAAATGCGTGCCAAAGGGGTGAAGGGCATCGGTCTTTCTCGCGGTGCCATCATTGGTGGTGCTGGCTGGGCTCTGGCCGCCAGTTTTGCCGTGGCATCTATCTGGCTGTGGAGCGAGCGTGCCGGTATGAAGGAGCAGCTGGCTGCCGCCTCCCGCGCGATTGCCCCTCCCGTTAATCCAGTCGCTCCTGTCGTGGACGATGGCAAAGCCAAGGCGCGCACGCTGGAAGAAGAGCTCAAAA
It encodes:
- the lpxD gene encoding UDP-3-O-(3-hydroxymyristoyl)glucosamine N-acyltransferase; the protein is MSQSITLQKLAELVGGTISTGSPDSVITGLNSLMEAMPGDVTFLGNVRYLPALKTTKASAALVPENLNAEDAREGLALIRLKNPTLAFSHVIRFFGPPALEFTPGVHATATIAAGVTLDPQKVCVGPHAVIESGAQIGDGSTIHAGAYIGRGVKLGEACVIHANAVIKEYCVLGRRVILHSGSVIGSDGFGYEMVQGRHQKIDQVGIVQIDDDVEIGSCTTIDRARFGRTWIGEGCKIDNLVQIGHNCTLGKHCIIVSQTGISGSTRLGNYVTMGGQVGVAGHLEIGDKVMFLAKSGVTKNILEPGAYTGYPARPLMEGRKMLSLPAKIPDLLDRVRTLEKKIAALEGSATNA
- a CDS encoding RNA polymerase sigma factor produces the protein MSQPELSEDELLQRAGRGDARAFDQLYDRLAPRLFGLLRQMLYDEKEAEEVLQEGFVQLWERAPSFDPERSKAFTWAVMLFRHKAIDRMRMLGRRNRLVDGAVLEQTTLGGSSQAADEALQDAERGEAVRQALNELPKEQRQLIECAFLKGLTHHVIAESFGMPLGTVKTNIRRGLLRLRDLLKGGA
- a CDS encoding DMT family transporter, which encodes MSHTHLRNYIQLHLVVLAWGLTAILGKLIDLPPVDVVVWRTTLAVVCFVGVALVCRHALKVPLPKAAAMIGVGAILGLHWVLFFWSARLATASVCLAAMPTAMLWCSLIEPLIDGSRRWRPAELLVGAVMVGAVWLIYQVEFRYWQGFSVAIAAAVLAAFFATMSKQQVSREMHWSVIGSYQMAGACLAALFSRPWLEGGLAPAIPHGPSIIWVGLLGLVCTAAAYAAFMDVLRRVSVFTVNVVYNMEPVYGIVLAALIFGRSEFMSSGFYAGASVIIALVLALPRIRRWVEK
- a CDS encoding UvrD-helicase domain-containing protein, whose protein sequence is MNHLRHILVSASAGSGKTYQLVRRHLHLLTLGQPPESIAAMTFTRKAAGEFFQRILQRLSVLSQQPGDAHSYLAGVEPLPAEWPDFSDLLRRVTQRLHRLRLGTMDSFFSSITACFPLELGLPLGATVMAENEAAQARREALDALLEQIHSSRDDQAGRALLEGFKQATFGIEERSAAGSLESWIDDHHATWLDSGDGSRWGALPGLEKEGASGLGAALQALQDRFAPRTDEGRDFLDQLIAQASAWEPGATLPLRVKYFLEKTSAVWPELQAGRADISWGRGKKTELSGEVARAWVRVAGLLLQQELSCRVQRTQGMAALMSLYEVEYSRRVRARGRLSFADVQRLLAAASTDGAEWADGESADLWFRLDGRYDHWLFDEFQDTSRVQWNVVSGLVDEVMQDDSGRRSFYAVGDPKQSIYLWRQAEPGLFDDVLRQWPGHDEEGLEPQTLSQSFRSAPAVLEAVNAVFEDEARIEALLPGCTAGFAFKRHLAAERNKNVRGCAALLSVQNEEGQRSTGTTPAVTALLNEIRPLERGLTCAVLVRGNRSANAIAEELRATTGMEVVCESQIYPATDNAVTLALLSLLQLAAHPGDILALEHLKMTPLWPQIETPDRGWQWTCQQVRRCVLEHGFVGFVEAWAQHLRAMLPEMDVFHELRLRQFGEMAAAFDSGGSRDIDAFLLHVREMPVQVRGAANAVQVMTVHKAKGLEFDVVILPDMDGDSMSHVRSRSLLVSRDAQGRVSWVLQEPPRIFAPFHEALKQEQDTARQRAGFESLCRLYVAMTRAKRGLYMIAEPPPKAKEPTMKEAQFVRRMLAVEGEGDSSGPCLTEWQTGDPEWYVHLPCHPPGPPEMALTKAGVGGLLREHQPLARRVTPSGEEDFQVKGSMLFSAGREPGRRLGNLVHELFSHVEWWDSTSGMEDLEARWRDFGLLRGEAVEAAALAMVRGVLQSAAASYAFGQPGAGAKAWREKPFDLIHEGSWISGVFDRVIVTQESVRLIDFKTDEVPDEEALAEKTAGYRPQILLYRQALRRLTGLPPEKIESALLFTRNCRLVSIK
- a CDS encoding OmpH family outer membrane protein; translated protein: MIRSALTALLLLATASLQAADLKIGVIDMSKVFQEFHKTKTAAEKYKGNYEKASQEMNERSTAYKNLANEAQKLQKMAQDSIITPEQRAKYGADFNDKMKELRSMEMEMQEFAERRQTQLKQEDMSIRKGLYEEILDVVRARAKKDAFDFVFDKTGVSLSTVPILLHVREGAATDLTDQLIVELNKDAPPPGTEPKKEEAAPKADAAKK
- the bamA gene encoding outer membrane protein assembly factor BamA translates to MSRLTLSSIVALSAMIVTPLRVQAQVGFPAAPVAKKIVQDVQIVLKGAIKLDENRIRSQMSTRVGQPFTNESVERDIRTLYGTGAVENLDIRAVDVAGGVKVIVEIIGRGGIAEIKFYGNTAIDSAKLRKDISVKVGDPVDDIKLAAANQKIVEMYEKKGFSDMTANYDITPSEREGFSTVTFKIDEGARGIIHDIRFEGNTAIKSRILRGLIKSQEHHFWNLWGKKGKINNQDLQEDIKKIEQAFQDKGYVYAKVTEVRREPVSAKQMDIVYVVNEGAKYDVSAVKISGNSIFTFEELNRGVKTEAGFPYVGSYIKADEKMIQDYYGSRGYADARVETSITESGPGQVAVAFSITEGTKSYISKVNISGNSVTKDEVIRRELPFAPGEILDTTKIETGKNRLQNLNYFSSVDVRNTPTTAPGYKDVDVNVAEQATGTVNFGAGFSSIDSITGFIQVTQTNFDINDWKDFRGGGQRFNTNIRAGALRRDVTVSWTEPWFLGRELALTVEAFFHNLYYLSNFFNQTNLGASTGLRKRLGEHAYIDTTYTLQQIKVQGIASGASPTIAQEAGSYIQSKVEANLVHDTRDSVFITRSGHKFEAGAMMSGLGGNVPVYGANIGGQQYFNLPGDTILSFEGMFRVVNSWQGSKRVPIFERQFLGGANNIRGFAYRHAGPKDFTGEPIGGLTSIYATSEFSVPVHITANADKSPRVVFFGDIGTISGASGANYGNSKIYSDAGIGLRLFLPVGPIRVDYAVPIDKDQTSGSGRFQFNMGYKF